A stretch of Mycobacterium sp. ITM-2016-00316 DNA encodes these proteins:
- a CDS encoding polysaccharide deacetylase family protein, with the protein MRRWIVLGSFSLVLLLAACFATYGLSRSRTYQLTGDLVSRVATAEKVVALTFDDGPGDSTPEILDMLAAAGVSATFYLNGADVDRHPEYGAAIARAGHEIGNHTYTHRRMMFVAPGTVAREVETTDAAIARTGYRGPITFRPPYGKKLWTLPHYLAERERTTVMWDVAPDSAGTPDTGRIVDETTANVRPGSIVLLHVMMPSRSASRAAVPRIIERLRAEGYRFVTVSDLLSYRP; encoded by the coding sequence TTGCGTCGGTGGATCGTGCTGGGGTCCTTCAGCCTCGTGCTGCTGTTGGCGGCCTGTTTTGCGACATACGGCCTTTCCCGTTCGCGCACCTACCAATTGACCGGTGATCTCGTCAGTCGGGTGGCCACTGCCGAGAAGGTAGTTGCATTGACCTTCGATGACGGACCGGGCGACTCGACGCCTGAGATCCTGGACATGCTGGCCGCGGCCGGCGTCTCGGCGACGTTCTATCTCAATGGTGCCGACGTGGACCGTCACCCGGAGTACGGAGCGGCGATCGCACGAGCCGGGCACGAGATCGGCAACCACACCTATACCCACCGCCGCATGATGTTCGTGGCACCGGGCACCGTCGCGAGGGAAGTCGAAACAACCGACGCCGCGATCGCGCGAACTGGATACCGAGGTCCCATCACGTTCAGACCTCCGTATGGCAAGAAACTATGGACCCTGCCCCACTATCTGGCGGAACGTGAGCGCACCACCGTTATGTGGGACGTGGCGCCGGACTCGGCCGGCACTCCGGACACTGGCCGGATCGTCGACGAGACCACGGCGAACGTTCGCCCAGGATCGATCGTGCTGCTGCATGTCATGATGCCGAGCCGGTCCGCGTCCAGGGCCGCTGTGCCTCGGATCATCGAACGACTCCGGGCCGAGGGATACCGATTCGTGACGGTGAGCGACCTGCTGTCCTACCGGCCGTAG
- a CDS encoding serine/threonine-protein kinase, which yields MPDQPGNRLLCENVNVVQLIDDVSSALGFEDAQPLRQGGQKLVLKGTLSGAPAVAKIVVLSPGPNGGITLQRAHREVELLSAVDSNRVVKVLTDAVEIGDPPTAVCWAEEYLDGADLSDHLNAAWDESAVWTLLEDLAEALSACHDLDVVHRDLSPANVRRMPDGHFVLMDPGLARHLEKTALTGGFQPGTAGWRSPEHVAGGNPMPASDIFALGILAFYALTCQFPIDPNGDAAAYDRALAEQQAPRISTLLPGLSDELAEVIDTCLSRQQARRYLDGAELKAALDAARAAR from the coding sequence ATGCCCGATCAGCCGGGCAACCGCCTACTGTGTGAAAACGTGAATGTGGTCCAGCTCATCGACGACGTCAGCTCGGCGTTGGGCTTCGAGGACGCCCAACCACTCCGGCAGGGAGGACAAAAGCTCGTCCTCAAAGGGACCCTGAGTGGCGCACCCGCAGTCGCGAAGATAGTCGTGTTGTCGCCAGGCCCGAACGGTGGCATCACGCTCCAACGAGCACATCGCGAAGTTGAGCTGCTATCAGCTGTCGATTCGAATCGGGTCGTGAAGGTTCTTACTGATGCCGTCGAGATCGGTGATCCGCCCACCGCGGTGTGTTGGGCAGAGGAGTATCTCGACGGGGCGGATCTTTCTGATCACCTGAACGCGGCGTGGGACGAGTCGGCGGTCTGGACACTCCTCGAAGACCTGGCAGAGGCGCTCTCGGCCTGCCACGACCTCGACGTCGTGCACCGGGATCTATCGCCGGCCAACGTGCGGCGCATGCCCGACGGGCACTTCGTACTGATGGATCCAGGGCTGGCCAGGCACCTCGAGAAGACAGCACTCACGGGAGGGTTTCAGCCTGGTACCGCGGGATGGCGCTCCCCTGAGCATGTCGCCGGCGGCAACCCGATGCCTGCGAGCGACATCTTCGCGCTGGGCATCCTCGCGTTCTACGCGCTGACTTGTCAGTTTCCGATCGACCCGAACGGCGACGCCGCCGCCTACGACCGCGCGCTCGCGGAACAACAGGCACCGAGGATCTCCACCCTCCTGCCCGGATTGTCCGACGAGCTCGCCGAGGTGATCGACACGTGCCTGAGCCGACAACAGGCGCGGCGCTATCTGGACGGTGCTGAGCTGAAGGCTGCTCTCGACGCAGCGAGGGCCGCACGATGA